From the genome of Nicotiana tabacum cultivar K326 chromosome 17, ASM71507v2, whole genome shotgun sequence:
CGACTGCTAGAATTTGGAGTTATTTCTGTTGGAAAGTATCAAGGTAGTTGATGGACGACCGtagacttgattcccttcctgtttagttattgtattgttctatactttAGACAATGatgtttatcagtcagactttgtattcatttagatgctcatgtactcagtgacaccgggttttgggagggttatatttgaaattgtgagatttcttccgttgaatttaattattatattttcaaacttaagagaaattgtggtttatcgagcttttcggcttgcctagtattcatataggcgccatcatgacaggtgagattttgggtcgtgacaggtgggGTGGCGTTGGGAGCTAGGTTGGGAGATTTAACTTGGAtgttttggcttgaatctatggcactgaaaagcaaaaaaaaaaaattgtcattTCAGTttatgcaaaatctttttttttatgtCACATATCAAACTATGTTGCAACCTAACAAGTTTGTGATATCTTCTATCAAGTTTGTGATGTCAATATATACCCTAATGAAGCTATTAGATATAAATACTCTTCAATTAACATATCATTATTATGTATCCATCTTTTAATTTTGTGATGCCAATATACATTATAATAATACTATTAGTAATATTCTATTAACATTCTCTTGCGGACTATTCGTTTCACATgatttattctatttatactgTTAGTGGCTTAACCACGTACACTCCTCCTTAATTAAGTAAACCATGTGTTAATAAATAATAGTGTCTTAAAGAAGTTTTAGACATATGTAGTGCCTTCAAAACTTCTGGTTCAAAAACTTAATGGAGTAGCAATATTTTTTTTCTCAACTCATCTTTTTTGCGTGATTATATAACCTTTCTTTGATTGATACAGATGCTATGATCTTCATTTGCTAGTAAACTACGTTAATGCACAATTATAACTTGTGAAAACAAACACATGCGATATcaaaataatataatacatattagaCAGCCATTCTGGTTGAGTGCAGTTGTTCGAGCAGAATAAAAAGATCAGCAAATTATGTTACGGTGaatttaaacactaaaatgcatGTTATCACCTTTTAATGAAAATTACAATGTTCTTTACAATCAATCATCATTTGTTACTTTATACTTTTCTGTTGATAAGCTAGCTCTGTTAAGTTAGTACAAATAGTTGAATATTCATTTTTACTACAAAATATCATACATGACTAATTTTCATAGCAAGTCTATAATCATACAATTTATAGATaaataacatatttcaagagtctATTTTTATCTAATTTAGTCAATCTAACCAgtaaagtcttagtatttttgccgatttctctctctccctctctcgacaagagtgggttgctctagtggtgagcaccctccacttccaactaagaggttgtgagttcgagtcaccccaagagccaggtggggagttcttggagggagggagctgagggtctatcggaaacagtctctctaccccaggataggggtaaggtctgcgtacacactaccctccccagaccccactagtgggattatactgagttgttgttgttgttgttgttctctctccctctctcaatATTATTTTGTAATGGATAATAGTTTGAGGTGCTACATATGGACAAAAATCTTCCCTAATTACTCCTGGCATTTTTGTTTCGATggatgattttaattttttttttggttctttaTATTTAGATTTCAGAACACATCAACTTCTTAGGACATTACATGCTAAGCGAGCAAAGTTCAAAAATCGCTCCAAAACTTTATTTTTTGGATAATTAAAAGTTTTTGGCAAGATTTTAAAGTGTTTTCAGAGTGAAAAATATCTAAAAGCAATTTCTTAAAAATGACAAAAACTTCTTAAAAGAAATTTAAACAAACACGCCTTTTAAAAAAAAGCGATTTAAACAAAAATGTTAATTCGAGctacacaaacaaataaatatttttcacatttttatgaGATAGCTTACCTTTTGCTTTATTGTCAATATTTGCTATGGTTGCTACCAAACCTCTATTTTTGTTTCCAGACCTTCCAGTCCGAAATTTTGATTTTGGTAGTAATGACATTTAACAAGTTGTGATAGCAAAACATTTAATAGTTAATATTGACTTCACAGTTTGCTAATTCATCTAGCATTTTTTAACCTTCAATCTTTATTTATACTGTAGGATTGTATAGAGGTGTTCATAACACGCATCGGAAGATAATAACAATCCTAGGAAgaacttttcgtgtttaaaatttatttatatgtcaaagatcggatctaagacgtacctggtgaaaaGAGTCTCGTTTTAAATTTCTTTGATAGAGTgaaagactctatgcgtatccacaccgagactgatccttgctatcaactctttgatcaatgaaatcccgcgaacaaattgaatgaaaatattgtgttaaaatttttctcaaaaatctcaactcaaaggtagaagaacaagaaatgTTATATGAGTTAGGGATATATTATCAAATATGAGATTTGATCTTtatgttattaaaaattattttagtaacaattccctcttactaaaTGTTAGGGAAATATTatatatgccctagatccaatctcatatttgataatttgaacatatttttgtgaatgttatttgatataaaaatatatggcatttaaTATTCGTTTAtcatatttattattaattacttgattaatttaataaggtccttgattaaattttgagacttgtcatcatgatggagatcatgataatgagagtaaagtctcttacaatttaatctaaattttgttcttgatcgtaggattattaatttggacattagtaatccagttagatcaatatttatgtgatcgtctttatgggataaagattagttgatctcattaactaaataacataaatagatgatgcatatagagatatgatcattgaactgattcattggataattcccaatggttagaattaccataaactgtcaataggatattctctcgaagaatgtgatgtaagagtttcctttgacatGATAttatcatagtaattgacaagttatttattgtgctttgatactagacatctatggccctagggcgatagttgaaaggatattgggtacgattaaatacttgtagaattagtgattgatcaagatagaatctgtcaactcttggtaatgagtttaagctccatgttgtcataaattataaccaaccaaattaagaccttggtcagggcgattgaatgaaagaagaaaagagtttcttaggtcattcaatggtcgattattttttacatgaacacatagtcggccgcctattaggatttgacagttgaaccatatcatagggtgacccagagctataaggacaaaaggaattaatacattattcttctacaggttcttgagagtaaattgtatacttcatgctatccaGTCGTTAAAGCAGTGTTGTTAGAcgtcacccttgattagtatattgatgtgatcaatttactaccggtttagtattgaacctatggaaGAGATTAGTTGATCTAGTATTCTTCTGTCCTTTGCTAAAAAATTTGATCATAaatatttttcacatttttatgaGATAACTTACCTTTTGCTTTATTGTGAGTATTTCCTATGGTTGCTACCAAACCTTAGACCTTTCAGTCCGAAATTTTGGTTTTGATAGTAATGACCTTTAACAAGTTGTGATAGCAAAACACTTGATAGTTAATATTGACTTCACAGTTTGCTAATTCATCTAGCATTTTTTAACCTTCAATCTTTATTTATACTTCATACACATGctttaataatatttatgtagcttTTAAAAATTTGTACTATAAGACATAATACACACATAGCACGTATTCTAAAACTAGGTTTTTTTAGAGTTGGTGTTGTAGCAGGACAACAGAACGAAGAAAATCTAAAAACACAACAGCAGTGGGGActggggagagagagagagtgggggggggggggcattgGGCAATGGGGCATGACTTATGAGGGGGgaaagagagaggaagaaggagtAATGGCTACAGATTTCTATTGGTCATAATACAGATGAGCCTCATGCTTCTCGTAGGAAACAGATTCTATCTCGCTACCCTCAAATTAGATACCTTTTTGGTCCTGTCCTGACCCTTTTGCTTGCCTCAAGGTATGTATATgccccttcttcttctttgaattTATACACATTTATTTCAATGTTTATGTATTGTTCCGTGTAATGTTGGCTTGAATATGCTCTTTAATGGTTTTGCTTAACGGGTTGTGTTAGATCTAGTTTAATGCGAGTGATAAAGAACGGCTCTTTTTAATGCTTTTGGTTTGGGATTTTATTCAATGTAGCTGATTTTGTATCTCTGTTTTCTGCTGGACATTGTGTACTGTTCTATAGATTTTCTTGCATGCTAAAATTTTGGGTTTGAGCTGTTTCCTTGAATTAATCATCATATTCGAGGTTTTATGTGCAGTATCCTTAGGTATTGGTAGTTTTATACTAGAATATATTGGAgtccttttacttttttttttcttaactaATCTGCATCTTGAATACAATGGGTGGTATTTAACTTTTCTGTAAAGCCAGTAAAGGTGATTCATTattattctcttttcttttttccctttttcctgaAAGAACAATGAAGTTGCCTTTCTTAGATAAGATATCTTGTGCTTATGCTCTTATTCGGAGTTCTTATTTGTGATAATTCATGATTAAGTCAAAATTGGATGTTGTTTTGTGAGGTgattgaattttctttttcctttcttttaatgTTAGCTGCAATTCTGTTTGCAACCTTCCTAATTTCCATTCCCTTAGTTTTGTGGGGTTATTATCATTTTATGAATAGATTATCTGGTTGGCAGCTTCTTTGTTTTTGCTAGATGCAATTGATGGTGAAGAATTGACCTTTTAAAGCAAGGAGCAGGCTAGAGTTCTCATGTATTCAGTTTGAAACTAATTTGAGTACATTGGATTTAAAGATTGGCAATAATATTAAATCAGGAAATAGTAAATATGATATGTGTCTGTTTGCAGGATTAGATCTGTGTGTTGAACACATAATGTCTATATTTGCTTTAGACACTTTTTACAATGCCAGCCCCTTCTCAACAAAGTGTAATTTCTGATACATAATGTTCTGCGATATAGTATGCTTTATTGTGGTTGTCTCATTTATACAGCTTTACTGGTAGTGCAGGAGAAAAAACCTCCCATTGACCATACTTTTATCATCTCCTCCTCCTATTTTATGCAATTAAGCCATTTGATAGTTTCTATTGGTGACAATGAATTGATAATGTTACATAAGttatttgatatttgtttgaTGAGTCTAATAGGAATCGGTCTCAAAAAACCGGTAGGTGTTGCAGGTGGATTTcaaataaacacaatgacaaatgatTAAAGTTGTTAATATTTGTTAGACAGAGTTCAAAAGTTTTAAGGATCTATATGGGGGAATCTCTTGTTGTCAAATAGCTACATTTAAACTGTGTAAAAAAATATATCCCAAGCAGTATTAGCAAGAATCTGAGTTTCTCTCTTATAGTGATTAACTTTGATTAAGAGCAGCTCCGAAATCTTCACGATCATATGATTTTCTAACTATTTCATAATCACCATATGGAATAATTTTGAATTGCTCTATGAATGTTTTGCAATGCAGATATCAGGGGTTGTTTTGGTTCAGCTTTGGACTGCCACCTTCCTCCATGATGCTAGTTGGCGGAAAATACTAATAGTTGCCTACTTTTTTGGCTCTTTCCTGAACCACAATCTCTTCCTCGCCATTCATGAGCTCAGTCACAACCTCGCTTTCTCCACTCCAGTCTATAACCGATGGCTTGGCATTTTTGCCAACCTTCCCATTGGCGTTCCCATGTCTGTTACCTTCCAAAAGTATCACCTTGACCATCATCTCTACCAAGGTGTAGATGGACCTGACATGGACATTCCGAGCCTTGCTGAAGCGCATGCTGTCAAAAACATCGTCACAAAATCAATATGGGTTGTCCTCCAGCTCTTCTTTTATGCTCTCAGACCTCTCTTTCTCAAACCTAAACCACCCGGTATGTGGGAGTTCATCAATCTGATTATCCAGGTATGCCTTGATGGAGCCATGGTTTACTTTTGGGGCAGGAAATCCTTTGCATATCTGATCCTGTCTACTTTTGTTGTGGGAGGGATGCACCCGATGGCTGGTCACTTCATTTCCGAGCATTATGTCTTCAAGTCTGACCAGGAGACATACTCCTACTACGGTCTCCTTAATCTTATGACGTGGAGTGTTGGATACCACAACGAGCACCATGATTTCCCGAGGATTCCTGGAAGCAAGCTCTACAAGGTGAAGGAGATCGCGCCAGAATACTATGACAACTTGATGGCCTACAATTCTTGGAGCCAGGTCATCTACATGTATGTAATGGATCGTGCTGTAGGGCCTTTTAGCAGGATGAAGAGGAAGTTGTCTACAAAGACAAATGAGAAAGCTGAATAGACGGTGCTCTGCTGgaatcttttccttttcctttctatCCAGTCTTTGCAAGGGATATTTCCTAAGATCTTGTCTATTCTTTGATTCACCTTTTGTAATACTAGCAATTTGGTGTCAGATGTCATAGGTTCTATTGATGTATCAATGTCCAGCTCCATCATTGATCATTTCTGTAACATCATTTGGAGTTCTCCGTGTAGCCTTTTTCGGTCCCTCAAAATTCTTTGTAAACTTAAAGGAaagtcaaatatatattttagCATATAATATTGCCTCCTATTTACCAAATATATGAATAAAGTTGCAGAGGATGGGACTATACGCTGATAATTTAGAGAATTTTTACACATCATGTCACCTTTACTTGTTTGTAGGCTTGTAGCAAATAACCTGCCTCATTTTCAAGAATACAGATTCCTATTTTTATGGAGGTTGACTATCTTTTGACTGACCGAAATAGTGTAAAGATTTACACTGTCAGTGTATATAAGCTTAAACTCTTCTTGAAAATATTACAACAACATATCAAATCTGGGGAGAGtaatgtgtacgcaaaccttactccTACACCTTACTCCTACCTTAGAGGGGTAGAGAGTCTGTTTCCTGTAGACCCTCGGCTCTACCGGACAATATTACATCAAAAGTTAATAAGATGtcagcaaattttatttcttaaatgGCCAGACGACCCCTTACAGTGATAGATTTCAAGCACAAGGGGGGTTCTGGATGTTAAACCCCACATTTGAGCAAATACCAAAGCTTGTTTGAGTAAAAGAAATGAGATTTTCCAATATCATCCTGAGATAGCTAGAGTTTCCAGAGAAAGATGTCATTCATTTGATGACAAATAAAAAGGTTTATAAAAAATTCCAACAAGTTTTTTTGAATTAGAATCACAAGAAGTGGAACTAGAAGAAAACTTTCTTTGACATCAAGGATTAACAATTTATTTCTACCTCACGTTTCCCCCCATTATTTTAGTACTCCGTAGTTCATATTAATCTATCAGTGGAGATGGTTAgctctttcattttctttgtttcctttctttttgttcaatattcaatatttatattTTGTTGAGAATGAAAACAAATATTCAATTATCCGACAAATATAATTCATTGTGATAAATGAAGCAATACTACTGAAAACATCAAAAATGCAAAATGATACTATTAAATGTACATTATGATCTTATCTGTTCCTCATAAAAAACATTCTTAAGCAATTGGAGAAGCTACATAGCATAATCAATATTCCTAGCTAAACTTGCCTGGGCAGGTTATATCTTAGTCCCAATCTCCAAACTTCAAGTTCAATATTTGAGTTGTGCTACTAAGTGTTGCCTCAGCAACCTTCCTCCCATAGAGGAAAGCTTCATTCACTTCAGCTTCTGCAAAAACTGGAAAACATCAATAACTTAAATGCCAAAAAAAGTTTCAAGATTTTCCATTTTTAGTATGGATCTAACCTTTtctcttccaaaactcaaacaccCTTGTAGACTGGTTCACCAATAACATAGGGTGGATACATTGTAGCTGGTGGCAGTTCTGGTGGGCGCAGAAGTGGATCCCATGGTTCTGCATATTCACCTTCATTCTCTTGAGTATATTCCTTAACTTTCCCTATAGTTCTTAACATTGTAGCAAATAGCATAGAACACCCCTGCTTATCAAAAATTTTGATCAAGAATCACATTTCATAACTTCAGACAGCAAAACATACTGAAATTTCTTCAAGGGGTCTTTTCTTGCCTGTGCTAGAACACTAAACACGGCAATCCATTGGAATACACCGCTATTCGACTTCACAAACTCCTACAATCATTAAATCTTCCTGATGGATCTTCTGGTAAATCCTGATTTAGGTAAAAAACATAATCAGAACATTGGAGAGAAGCAACGAGGTTCTTTTGTCGATGTCTTGATCAATAGAATACAGAAAGCTAACTTGAATAACAATAGTTGAATAAAGATTTCTTAGATGCATACCTTCTCCCAGTTAGAATTCAACAAAACATCAGCTGCCACTCCAATCTCTGATAGAAGAAGCACAAATATGACGAACATATACTATAATTATTGTTAAGGTCCTTTCTTTTGATCTCTTCCTATGCAGCTTCTTTCCTAAGAGAATATATGAGAACTATCTATAAGAAGGATACAGAAGAGAGGCAATAAGTGTTGGCAGAATTTGCAGCAACATGGCCAAGGCAAGTGATAGCACACAAAGCAGTGCCAATACCAAGAGATGCATGGATGAACCTGTCATGATTTCAGCAGTATTAGCATTTCTTTTATGCCAAGAATGTATTATAGGCAAGGAGTTAAAATTAGGAGCAGAGCTACATGGTCTAAAGGGGGTTCAATTTAATCCTTTTCACCGAAAGATATACTGTGCAAATAGTTGAATCCCCTTGATATAAGTGAAGTTTCTAGTGTACGGGGCGGAGTTAGAGTGCCGGGAACGGGTTCGGCCGAATCCACTAGCTTTGGTTCGAACCCTGTATATGtcttaaatatttattaaatatatgtaaattattaatttagaacccattAGCTTAAAACGATTAGAATTCCGAACTCATAAACTTGAAATCCTGGCTCCGGCTCTGCTAGATTAGAGGCAAAGGTGTGACATTTTTACATTTCTTTGAATTTCCTTGTGAGAATTTCAGGCTACACCGGTGGTCAAAGCGAATAAACAAACTAGGTTGTGAAAGTAATAGCACTAAGTTGAGAACTTACCAAGGGAAATGATCGTAATCAGGGGATGAATGTGAGTCCGCAGCATCACGCTGCCAAACTCTAATCAGCCATATACCATAGAAAAGTATTGCAATACCCACAAATCCTATTGTTAAATTTGTGAACTTGAGGGACCATTGCAGGCAAACCTTCACAGGTTTTACCATCTTGTACTTTAAAGAGTAACTCTTCACTCACTTGGTAGGGAAATTAGAAGAGCGATAGCTCTTATGTCTGAAATGATAACTTTGAAGAATGCATGACAGAGCATATTGTTACATTTATAACTGTTTGGAGTCTTGATTTGTAAGAAATTAGGATATGCAACGTAGATAGGCTAAAAGAAGGAAATTTCCAAGAAAGAGCTTATTCTTTGTACTTTTGTTGGAGGACCTACTCAATTATCAGTTGCTTGCTGTTTTTGTATAACCTGAAAATTGGTTGCCAAATATGTGGACAGATAACAACTGTCTATTTCGATAATTATGTAAACAGTAATATATTGCCAAATGATTCTAAGTAGATATAGTGTTTGGTGACTGCAGTTATTAGTCAGCTTAGGTAGTAAAATATAATGTGATGATATAAATGGAAAAGATAAGAGAACATCTTCATCGCAGCCCAAGCCACTGATATGTTTTGTCTGATAGATTGAAAAGGTTCTTTTAGGTTGTCATTTGACTTGAATGTCTTTACCCACAAAGTTgcgtttcttttctttttctttatttagctGTGTGTGAATTCTGTTAAAGAAATTTCATCCCCTTCCTATATAATTAAAAAGGAGGCATGCACTCGCAACCACAgaagataaaaaaagaaaattaattggGAGAATTGGGTTTTACTTCATAGATGGAACCACTGACAGAGTCTTGAATATCTGAGCATCTGCTATTGTGATGCTTAGAAGAAATAATAGATAGCATCATGAAGTCATACTAGTGTTATCTCTATAACTCTATCCAAAAGCTAATATATTCGTCACTGAGATCACTTTAAAGAGCATATGCGAGGGAAGGATGATTTGTAATTCCATATATACTAGGTATCGAAAGCTGAAGAGTATGCCACTCTTGCTCCCAGCACTGGATAAAGCCGAAGAATTTTGTTAACGCCTCTTGGTTTCCTTTGATCAAAGATATTTCTAATCCAGATATTTCATTCGACAGCACTTTTCTTCAATATTGTTTAAACCCCAAATTTTGAACAAGAAACAAGGCAGCTGAAGCGCAATAAAAAGATAAACCCGCAGCAAAATTCATGATTCATGAACAGCTCTCGGCAATGAGTTTTAAAATATTAGCCGCAACACCCCTCATCAATCTTCCTCCCCATACAAAAATGAAGGCCATCAGAAAACAAATACGCTATTGCTTTTGACGACGAAGAAATTCCTTCATCTCTGTCAAAATGTCAGCCTTCACTATGATGCGCATTTGCTTAGAGTCCTCCCACAGTAATCCTCCATATTCCCTGGCAAAATCACATGCAGCCTCAAAGACATCCTACAGTTATGTAAACAAAAACAATCATGTCATATAGCCATAAAAATTAAAACGTTAATCAAAATTAAGTTTGTAATGCAAATAACAAATATCTTGGCACTCACTCTAGAAGGGAATTCATCGTAGAGGTGGGCGGGCATCATCTCAACCCGATTCAGATCTGATTCCCAC
Proteins encoded in this window:
- the LOC107776687 gene encoding LOW QUALITY PROTEIN: tetraspanin-19 (The sequence of the model RefSeq protein was modified relative to this genomic sequence to represent the inferred CDS: inserted 1 base in 1 codon), with protein sequence MVKPVKVCLQWSLKFTNLTIGFVGIAILFYGIWLIRVWQRDAADSHSSPDYDHFPWFIHASLGIGTALCAITCLGHVAANSANTYCLSSYMFVIFVLLLSEIGVAADVLLNSNWEKDLPEDPSGRFNDCXEFVKSNSGVFQWIAVFSVLAQGCSMLFATMLRTIGKVKEYTQENEGEYAEPWDPLLRPPELPPATMYPPYVIGEPVYKGV